The Leptotrichia trevisanii DSM 22070 genome includes a region encoding these proteins:
- a CDS encoding DKNYY domain-containing protein: MKKNIFILIFAISSFTYPKNLGYIIKNNTIFYREEIEGSKKEYELPFINKESFEIIDDTYAKDSLSAFYKGKRIDFSDPKTFKVLSQNIAKDKYRIFYNGEILSNNLNTKDIELVNKYYIKDNYYYYGINEYKSKDYSVYGKNFTNKNLAKITNRIKINSDMKIQDEYLISKENIYYLGKKIDNIDLNTFQNLKYGISKDKDNIYFNGINIKFLNGIELKDKDLKNVGENYFRNKNNIYIVTDSDIDNEFWIYKLNLSSDLLDFKVISKDYFINNGIGYYKTNQIGKIDKETFKIIRDKYSKDKNNIYFENKIIKNVDKNTFEILGYDYSKDRNNVYYRDKIYLNFIPKKIQVIDKIFLVTDDKVYFKSDKKSEIEKDFFKIIDDNFIAINDEIYYFIFDGGLHSFKVENSKKFRNIGFNYYSDDSNIYYYDKKIKKIDKNSIRIINKNYISDKNNIFYKGKILENIDRSTFEIMDEVNSRDINGNYIDRCYNIFNEYCNEKYTPEIY, translated from the coding sequence TTGAAAAAGAATATTTTTATTTTAATATTCGCTATTAGCAGCTTCACTTACCCTAAAAATTTGGGTTACATTATTAAAAATAATACTATATTTTATAGAGAAGAAATTGAAGGCTCTAAAAAAGAATACGAATTACCATTTATTAATAAGGAAAGTTTTGAAATAATTGATGATACTTATGCTAAAGATAGTCTAAGTGCTTTTTATAAAGGAAAGAGAATAGATTTTTCTGATCCAAAGACATTTAAGGTGTTATCACAAAATATAGCTAAAGATAAATATAGAATTTTTTATAATGGTGAGATTTTAAGTAATAATTTGAACACAAAGGATATAGAATTAGTCAATAAATATTATATAAAGGATAACTACTATTATTATGGAATTAATGAATATAAAAGTAAAGATTATTCGGTTTATGGAAAAAATTTTACTAATAAAAATTTAGCAAAAATAACAAATAGAATAAAGATAAATTCAGATATGAAAATACAAGATGAATATTTAATTTCAAAAGAAAATATTTATTATTTAGGTAAAAAAATAGATAATATTGACTTGAATACTTTTCAAAATTTAAAATATGGAATATCAAAAGATAAAGATAATATTTACTTTAATGGAATTAATATAAAATTTTTAAATGGAATTGAACTAAAAGACAAAGATTTAAAAAATGTTGGCGAAAACTATTTTAGAAATAAAAATAATATTTATATTGTTACTGATTCTGATATAGATAATGAATTTTGGATTTATAAACTTAATTTAAGTTCTGATTTATTAGATTTTAAGGTAATTTCAAAAGATTATTTTATAAATAATGGAATAGGTTATTATAAAACTAATCAAATTGGAAAAATTGATAAGGAAACTTTTAAAATAATCAGAGATAAGTATTCAAAAGATAAAAATAATATCTATTTTGAAAATAAAATTATAAAAAATGTTGATAAAAATACATTTGAAATTTTAGGCTATGATTATTCAAAAGATAGAAATAATGTTTACTACCGTGATAAAATTTATTTAAATTTTATTCCTAAAAAAATTCAAGTAATTGATAAAATATTTTTAGTTACAGATGATAAAGTATATTTTAAATCTGACAAGAAGTCAGAAATAGAAAAAGATTTTTTTAAAATAATAGATGATAATTTTATTGCAATAAATGATGAAATCTACTATTTTATATTTGATGGTGGACTTCACAGTTTTAAAGTAGAAAACTCAAAAAAATTTAGGAATATAGGTTTTAATTATTATTCTGATGATAGTAATATTTATTATTATGATAAAAAAATAAAAAAAATAGATAAAAATTCAATTAGAATAATTAATAAAAATTATATTAGTGATAAGAATAATATTTTTTATAAAGGCAAAATATTAGAAAATATTGACAGGAGTACATTCGAAATTATGGATGAAGTTAATTCAAGGGATATAAATGGAAATTACATTGATAGATGTTATAATATTTTCAATGAATATTGCAATGAAAAATATACTCCCGAAATATATTAA